In Equus caballus isolate H_3958 breed thoroughbred chromosome 28, TB-T2T, whole genome shotgun sequence, the following proteins share a genomic window:
- the MFNG gene encoding beta-1,3-N-acetylglucosaminyltransferase manic fringe isoform X1, with protein MQCRLLRGLAGALLTLLCMGLLSLRYHSSLSPQGVQETPEPGPPSSRPPELQLHDVFIAVKTTRAFHRSRLELLLDTWVSRTREQTFIFTDSPDEGLQERLGSHLVVTNCSAEHSHPALSCKMAAEFDAFLASGLRWFCHVDDDNYVNARALLKLLKAFPRTRDVYIGRPSLNRPIHASEPRPRNRTRLVQFWFATGGAGFCINRKLALKMAPWASGPRFVDTSALIRLPDDCTVGYIVECKLGGRLQPSPLFHSHLETLQLLGAAQLPEQVTLSYGVFEGKLNVIKLQGPFSPEEDPSRFRSLHCLLYPDTPWCPQLVAR; from the exons ATGCAGTGCCGGCTCCTCCGGGGCCTGGCCGGAGCCCTCCTCACCCTTCTGTGCATGGGGCTCCTCTCCCTGCGGTACCACTCGAGCCTGTCCCCTCAGGGCGTGCAGGAGACCCCCGAGCCGGGCCCGCCGAGCTCTCGGCCCCCTGAGCTGCAGCTGCACGATGTCTTCATCGCGGTCAAGACGACCCGGGCCTTCCACCGCTCCCGCCTGGAGCTGCTGCTTGACACGTGGGTCTCCAGGACCCGGGAACAG acgTTCATCTTCACAGACAGCCCGGACGAAGGCCTCCAGGAGAGACTGG GGTCCCACCTTGTGGTCACCAACTGCTCTGCAGAGCACAGCCACCCCGCCCTGTCCTGCAAGATGGCTGCCGAGTTTGATGCCTTCTTGGCCAGCGGGCTGAG GTGGTTTTGCCACGTGGACGACGACAACTACGTGAACGCGCGGGCGCTGCTGAAGCTGCTAAAAGCCTTCCCGAGGACCCGCGACGTCTATATCGGCCGGCCCAGCCTGAACCGGCCCATCCACGCCTCCGAGCCGCGACCCCGCAACCGCACG AGACTGGTACAGTTCTGGTTCGCCACTGGGGGTGCCGGCTTCTGCATCAACCGCAAACTAGCTTTGAAGATGGCCCCATGGGCCAG TGGCCCCCGCTTCGTGGACACATCTGCGCTCATCCGGCTGCCTGACGACTGCACTGTGGGCTACATCGTTGAGTGCAAGCTGGGCGGCCgcctgcagcccagccccctcttccaCTCCCACCTGGAGACCCTGCAGCTGCTGGGGGCGGCCCAGCTCCCGGAGCAG GTCACCCTCAGCTACGGCGTCTTCGAGGGGAAGCTCAACGTCATTAAGCTACAGGGCCCCTTCTCCCCCGAGGAGGACCCCTCCAG GTTTCGCTCCCTCCATTGTCTCCTCTACCCAGATACTCCCTGGTGCCCACAGCTGGTGGCCCGATGA
- the MFNG gene encoding beta-1,3-N-acetylglucosaminyltransferase manic fringe isoform X3, with product MGQSPVGPAPPRCRAPAPRAARTFIFTDSPDEGLQERLGSHLVVTNCSAEHSHPALSCKMAAEFDAFLASGLRWFCHVDDDNYVNARALLKLLKAFPRTRDVYIGRPSLNRPIHASEPRPRNRTRLVQFWFATGGAGFCINRKLALKMAPWASGPRFVDTSALIRLPDDCTVGYIVECKLGGRLQPSPLFHSHLETLQLLGAAQLPEQVTLSYGVFEGKLNVIKLQGPFSPEEDPSRFRSLHCLLYPDTPWCPQLVAR from the exons ATGGGGCAGAGCCCAGTGGGACCCGCCCCTCCTCGTTGCCGAGCCCCGGCCCCCAGAGCTGCTCGG acgTTCATCTTCACAGACAGCCCGGACGAAGGCCTCCAGGAGAGACTGG GGTCCCACCTTGTGGTCACCAACTGCTCTGCAGAGCACAGCCACCCCGCCCTGTCCTGCAAGATGGCTGCCGAGTTTGATGCCTTCTTGGCCAGCGGGCTGAG GTGGTTTTGCCACGTGGACGACGACAACTACGTGAACGCGCGGGCGCTGCTGAAGCTGCTAAAAGCCTTCCCGAGGACCCGCGACGTCTATATCGGCCGGCCCAGCCTGAACCGGCCCATCCACGCCTCCGAGCCGCGACCCCGCAACCGCACG AGACTGGTACAGTTCTGGTTCGCCACTGGGGGTGCCGGCTTCTGCATCAACCGCAAACTAGCTTTGAAGATGGCCCCATGGGCCAG TGGCCCCCGCTTCGTGGACACATCTGCGCTCATCCGGCTGCCTGACGACTGCACTGTGGGCTACATCGTTGAGTGCAAGCTGGGCGGCCgcctgcagcccagccccctcttccaCTCCCACCTGGAGACCCTGCAGCTGCTGGGGGCGGCCCAGCTCCCGGAGCAG GTCACCCTCAGCTACGGCGTCTTCGAGGGGAAGCTCAACGTCATTAAGCTACAGGGCCCCTTCTCCCCCGAGGAGGACCCCTCCAG GTTTCGCTCCCTCCATTGTCTCCTCTACCCAGATACTCCCTGGTGCCCACAGCTGGTGGCCCGATGA
- the MFNG gene encoding beta-1,3-N-acetylglucosaminyltransferase manic fringe isoform X2 codes for MQCRLLRGLAGALLTLLCMGLLSLRYHSSLSPQGVQETPEPGPPSSRPPELQLHDVFIAVKTTRAFHRSRLELLLDTWVSRTREQTFIFTDSPDEGLQERLGSHLVVTNCSAEHSHPALSCKMAAEFDAFLASGLRWFCHVDDDNYVNARALLKLLKAFPRTRDVYIGRPSLNRPIHASEPRPRNRTRLVQFWFATGGAGFCINRKLALKMAPWASGPRFVDTSALIRLPDDCTVGYIVECKLGGRLQPSPLFHSHLETLQLLGAAQLPEQVTLSYGVFEGKLNVIKLQGPFSPEEDPSREAEHCGAEGLSQP; via the exons ATGCAGTGCCGGCTCCTCCGGGGCCTGGCCGGAGCCCTCCTCACCCTTCTGTGCATGGGGCTCCTCTCCCTGCGGTACCACTCGAGCCTGTCCCCTCAGGGCGTGCAGGAGACCCCCGAGCCGGGCCCGCCGAGCTCTCGGCCCCCTGAGCTGCAGCTGCACGATGTCTTCATCGCGGTCAAGACGACCCGGGCCTTCCACCGCTCCCGCCTGGAGCTGCTGCTTGACACGTGGGTCTCCAGGACCCGGGAACAG acgTTCATCTTCACAGACAGCCCGGACGAAGGCCTCCAGGAGAGACTGG GGTCCCACCTTGTGGTCACCAACTGCTCTGCAGAGCACAGCCACCCCGCCCTGTCCTGCAAGATGGCTGCCGAGTTTGATGCCTTCTTGGCCAGCGGGCTGAG GTGGTTTTGCCACGTGGACGACGACAACTACGTGAACGCGCGGGCGCTGCTGAAGCTGCTAAAAGCCTTCCCGAGGACCCGCGACGTCTATATCGGCCGGCCCAGCCTGAACCGGCCCATCCACGCCTCCGAGCCGCGACCCCGCAACCGCACG AGACTGGTACAGTTCTGGTTCGCCACTGGGGGTGCCGGCTTCTGCATCAACCGCAAACTAGCTTTGAAGATGGCCCCATGGGCCAG TGGCCCCCGCTTCGTGGACACATCTGCGCTCATCCGGCTGCCTGACGACTGCACTGTGGGCTACATCGTTGAGTGCAAGCTGGGCGGCCgcctgcagcccagccccctcttccaCTCCCACCTGGAGACCCTGCAGCTGCTGGGGGCGGCCCAGCTCCCGGAGCAG GTCACCCTCAGCTACGGCGTCTTCGAGGGGAAGCTCAACGTCATTAAGCTACAGGGCCCCTTCTCCCCCGAGGAGGACCCCTCCAG GGAGGCTGAGCATTGTGGAGCTGAAGGGCTCTCCCAGCCCTGA
- the CARD10 gene encoding caspase recruitment domain-containing protein 10 isoform X2 — protein MPGGAEAEEAEEEAGAGSGSEAEEDALWERIEGVRHRLTRALNPAKLTPYLRQCRVIDEQDEEEVLSTYRFPCRVNRTGRLMDILRCRGKRGYEAFLEALEFYYPEHFTLLTGREPAQRCSMILDEEGPEGLTQFLMTEVRRLREARKSQLQREQQLQARGRVLEEERAGLEQRLREQQQAQERCQRLREDWEAGSLELLRLKDENYMIAMRLAQLSEEKNSAVLRSRDLQLAVDQLKLKVSQLEEECSLLRRARGPLPGAEEKEKEPDSADLVSELRAENQRLTASLQELQEGLQQEAGRPGAPGSERILLDILEHDWREAQDSRQELCQKLHAVQGELQWAEELRDKYLQEVEDLRLKHRTLQKDCDLYKHRMATVLAQLEEIEKERDQAIQSRDRIQLQYSQSLIEKDQYRKQVRGLEAERDELLTTLTSLEGAKALLEAQLQRVQGGPCLKACASSHSLCSNLSSTWSLSEFPSPLGGPEAAGEAAVTAGSEPYTSEEATDSEKEINRLSILPFPPSAGSILRRQREEDPAPPKRSFSSMSDITGSVTLKPWSPGLSSSSSSDSVWPLGKPDGLLARGCGLDLLNRSLAIRVSGRSPPGGPEPQDKGPDGLSFFGDSWSGAVVRRVLSGPGSARGESREPRAEAAGLERAGLEGEAQQGTLPWNQVSTLPFLMDVKACQSFHEALDAWVKGLGAEPFYIRANLCLPERADPHALCVKAQEILRLVDPAYKRRQEWFCTRVDPLTLRDLDRGTVPNYQRAQQLLEVQEKCLPSSRHRGSRSNLKKRALDQLRLVKPKHAGSPAGSPAADSPEQLLLEPCAEPERSLKPYSLVRPLLVSALRPVVLLPECLAPRLIRNLLDLPSSRLDFQVCPAESLSGEEQCTSSAPGAPKARPAPPGLGNRIRAIQESVGKKKHCLLELGVRGVRELVQNDIYPIVIHVEVTEKNVREVRGLLGRPGWRDSELLRQCRGSEQALWGLPCSWVQVPAHAWGHSEELAKVVRGRILQEQARLVWVEHGSGRGGSSSSSEA, from the exons GGCGTCTGATGGACATCTTGCGCTGCCGCGGCAAGAGGGGCTACGAGGCCTTCCTGGAGGCCCTGGAGTTCTACTACCCAGAGCACTTCACGCTGCTCACGGGCCGAGAGCCTGCCCAGCGCTGCTCCATGATCCTCG ATGAGGAGGGGCCCGAGGGCCTGACTCAGTTCCTGATGACAGAGGtgcggcggctgcgcgaggctcgCAAGAGCCAGCTGCAGCgggagcagcagctgcaggctcgGGGCCGGGTGCTAGAGGAGGAGCGAGCAGGACTGGAGCAGCGGCTGCGGGAGCAGCAACAGGCGCAGGAGCGCTGCCAGCGGCTGCGGGAGGACTGGGAGGCAGGCAGCCTGGAGCTGCTGCGGCTCAAGGATGAGAACTACATGATCGCCATGCGCCTGGCACAGCTCAGTGAGGAGAAGAACTCGGCCGTGCTGCGCAGCCGTGACTTGCAGCTGGCG GTGGATCAGCTGAAGCTCAAGGTGAGCCAGCTGGAGGAAGAGTGCTCCCTGCTGCGAAGGGCGAGGGGGCCGCTCCCTGGGGccgaggagaaggagaaggagccgGACAGTGCCGACCTCGTGTCTGAGCTGCGCGCCGAGAACCAGCGGCTGACAGCGTCGCTGCAGGAGCTGCAGGAGGGCCTCCAGCAG GAGGCTGGCCGGCCGGGGGCCCCAGGCTCAGAGCGCATCCTCCTGGACATCCTGGAGCATGACTGGCGGGAGGCGCAGGACAGCAGGCAGGAGCTGTGCCAGAAGCTGCATGCTGTGCAGGGGGAGCTTCAGTGGGCCGAGGAGCTGCGGGACAAG TACCTGCAGGAGGTGGAGGACCTGCGGCTGAAACACCGCACGCTGCAGAAGGACTGCGACCTGTACAAGCACCGCATGGCCACCGTCCTGGCCCAGCTGGAGGAGATCGAGAAGGAGCGGGACCAG gccatcCAGAGCCGCGACCGCATCCAGCTGCAGTACTCACAGAGCCTCATCGAGAAGGACCAGTACCGCAAGCAGGTGCGGGGCCTGGAGGCCGAGCGCGACGAGCTGCTGACCACGCTCACCAGCCTGGAAGGCGCCAAGGCCCTGCTGGAGGCACAGCTGCAGCGGGTCCAGGGCGGCCCCTGCCTCAAG GCCTGTGCCTCCTCCCATTCCCTGTGCTCCAACCTCAGCAGCACCTGGAGCCTGAGCGAGTTCCCCTCCCCCCTGGGAGGTCCAGAAGCAGCCGGGGAGGCGGCTGTCACAGCGGGATCTGAGCCCTACACCTCG GAGGAGGCCACAGACAGCGAGAAGGAGATCAACCGGCTCTCCATCCTGCCCTTCCCCCCCAGCGCCGGCTCCATCCTCCGCAGGCAGCGCGAGGAGGACCCCGCTCCTCCTAAGAG GTCCTTCAGCAGCATGTCGGACATCACAG ggagcGTGACGCTTAAGCCCTGGTCCCCCGGCctctcctcgtcctcctcctccgaCAGTGTGTGGCCCTTGGGAAAGCCCGACGGCCTCCTGGCCAGAGGCTGTGGCCTGGATCTCCTCAACAG GTCTCTGGCTATCCGAGTGTCTGGCCGGAGCCCCCCCGGGGGGCCGGAGCCCCAGGACAAGGGCCCAGATGGCCTGTCCTTCTTTGGGGACAGCTGGTCCGGGGCCGTGGTGCGGAGGGTGCTCTCTGGGCCCGGGTCGGCCCGGGGGGAATCAAGAGAG CCAAGGGCAGAGGCTGCTGGTCTGGAGCGGGCAGGCCTGGAGGGTGAGGCCCAGCAGGGCACCTTGCCCTGGAACCAGGTGTCCACGCTCCCCTTCCTGATGGACGTCAAGG CCTGCCAGTCCTTCCATGAGGCCCTGGATGCCTGGGTGAAGGGGCTGGGTGCCGAGCCTTTCTACATTCGAGCCAACCTCTGCCTGCCTGAGCGGGCCGACCCCCACGCCCTGTGCGTGAAGGCCCAGGAGATCCTGCGGCTGGTGGACCCGGCTTACAAGCGGCGGCAGGAATGGTTCTGCACGCGGGTCGACCCCCTCACGCTGCGGGACCTGGACCGGGGCACTGTGCCCAATTATCAGAG GGCCCAGCAGCTCCTGGAAGTTCAGGAGAAGTGTCTGCCCTCCAGCCGGCACCGGGGGTCCCGCAGTAAT ctGAAGAAGCGCGCCCTGGACCAGCTGCGGCTGGTGAAGCCCAAGCACGCGGGGAGTCCTGCGGGGAGTCCTGCGGCCGACTCGCCGGAGCAGCTGCTGCTGGAGCCCTGCGCAG aGCCCGAGCGGAGCCTCAAACCCTACAGCCTGGTGCGGCCGCTGCTGGTGTCCGCCCTGCGGCCGGTGGTGCTCTTGCCCGAGTGCCTGGCGCCCCGGCTCATCCGCAACCTGCTAGACCTGCCCAGCTCCCGGCTGGACTTCCAAGTGTGCCCAGCGG AAAGCCTCTCTGGGGAGGAACAGTGCACGTCCTCTGCGCCTGGAGCCCCCAAGGCCCGGCCTGCGCCCCCCGGGCTGGGCAACAGGATCCGTGCCATCCAGGAGTCTGTCGGGAAG AAGAAGCACTGTCTGTTGGAGCTGGGCGTGCGGGGTGTGCGGGAGCTGGTTCAGAACGACATCTACCCCATTGTCATCCACGTGGAGGTGACTGAGAAGAATGTGCGGGAAGTCAG GGGGCTGCTGGGCCGGCCCGGCTGGCGGGACTCGGAGCTGCTTCGGCAGTGCCGGGGCTCCGAGCAGGCGCTCTGGGGGCTGCCCTGCTCCTGGGTGCAGGTGCCCGCGCACGCCTGGGGCCACTCGGAGGAGCTAGCCAAGGTGGTGCGCGGCCGCATCCTGCAGGAGCAGGCCCGCCTCGTGTGGGTGGAGCACGGCAGTGGCAgaggcggcagcagcagcagcagcgaggCCTGA
- the CARD10 gene encoding caspase recruitment domain-containing protein 10 isoform X3, with protein sequence MPGGAEAEEAEEEAGAGSGSEAEEDALWERIEGVRHRLTRALNPAKLTPYLRQCRVIDEQDEEEVLSTYRFPCRVNRTGRLMDILRCRGKRGYEAFLEALEFYYPEHFTLLTGREPAQRCSMILDEEGPEGLTQFLMTEVRRLREARKSQLQREQQLQARGRVLEEERAGLEQRLREQQQAQERCQRLREDWEAGSLELLRLKDENYMIAMRLAQLSEEKNSAVLRSRDLQLAVDQLKLKVSQLEEECSLLRRARGPLPGAEEKEKEPDSADLVSELRAENQRLTASLQELQEGLQQEAGRPGAPGSERILLDILEHDWREAQDSRQELCQKLHAVQGELQWAEELRDKYLQEVEDLRLKHRTLQKDCDLYKHRMATVLAQLEEIEKERDQAIQSRDRIQLQYSQSLIEKDQYRKQVRGLEAERDELLTTLTSLEGAKALLEAQLQRVQGGPCLKACASSHSLCSNLSSTWSLSEFPSPLGGPEAAGEAAVTAGSEPYTSEEATDSEKEINRLSILPFPPSAGSILRRQREEDPAPPKRSFSSMSDITGSVTLKPWSPGLSSSSSSDSVWPLGKPDGLLARGCGLDLLNRSLAIRVSGRSPPGGPEPQDKGPDGLSFFGDSWSGAVVRRVLSGPGSARGESREPRAEAAGLERAGLEGEAQQGTLPWNQVSTLPFLMDVKACQSFHEALDAWVKGLGAEPFYIRANLCLPERADPHALCVKAQEILRLVDPAYKRRQEWFCTRVDPLTLRDLDRGTVPNYQRAQQLLEVQEKCLPSSRHRGSRSNLKKRALDQLRLVKPKHAGSPAGSPAADSPEQLLLEPCAEPERSLKPYSLVRPLLVSALRPVVLLPECLAPRLIRNLLDLPSSRLDFQVCPAESLSGEEQCTSSAPGAPKARPAPPGLGNRIRAIQESVGKKHCLLELGVRGVRELVQNDIYPIVIHVEVTEKNVREVRGLLGRPGWRDSELLRQCRGSEQALWGLPCSWVQVPAHAWGHSEELAKVVRGRILQEQARLVWVEHGSGRGGSSSSSEA encoded by the exons GGCGTCTGATGGACATCTTGCGCTGCCGCGGCAAGAGGGGCTACGAGGCCTTCCTGGAGGCCCTGGAGTTCTACTACCCAGAGCACTTCACGCTGCTCACGGGCCGAGAGCCTGCCCAGCGCTGCTCCATGATCCTCG ATGAGGAGGGGCCCGAGGGCCTGACTCAGTTCCTGATGACAGAGGtgcggcggctgcgcgaggctcgCAAGAGCCAGCTGCAGCgggagcagcagctgcaggctcgGGGCCGGGTGCTAGAGGAGGAGCGAGCAGGACTGGAGCAGCGGCTGCGGGAGCAGCAACAGGCGCAGGAGCGCTGCCAGCGGCTGCGGGAGGACTGGGAGGCAGGCAGCCTGGAGCTGCTGCGGCTCAAGGATGAGAACTACATGATCGCCATGCGCCTGGCACAGCTCAGTGAGGAGAAGAACTCGGCCGTGCTGCGCAGCCGTGACTTGCAGCTGGCG GTGGATCAGCTGAAGCTCAAGGTGAGCCAGCTGGAGGAAGAGTGCTCCCTGCTGCGAAGGGCGAGGGGGCCGCTCCCTGGGGccgaggagaaggagaaggagccgGACAGTGCCGACCTCGTGTCTGAGCTGCGCGCCGAGAACCAGCGGCTGACAGCGTCGCTGCAGGAGCTGCAGGAGGGCCTCCAGCAG GAGGCTGGCCGGCCGGGGGCCCCAGGCTCAGAGCGCATCCTCCTGGACATCCTGGAGCATGACTGGCGGGAGGCGCAGGACAGCAGGCAGGAGCTGTGCCAGAAGCTGCATGCTGTGCAGGGGGAGCTTCAGTGGGCCGAGGAGCTGCGGGACAAG TACCTGCAGGAGGTGGAGGACCTGCGGCTGAAACACCGCACGCTGCAGAAGGACTGCGACCTGTACAAGCACCGCATGGCCACCGTCCTGGCCCAGCTGGAGGAGATCGAGAAGGAGCGGGACCAG gccatcCAGAGCCGCGACCGCATCCAGCTGCAGTACTCACAGAGCCTCATCGAGAAGGACCAGTACCGCAAGCAGGTGCGGGGCCTGGAGGCCGAGCGCGACGAGCTGCTGACCACGCTCACCAGCCTGGAAGGCGCCAAGGCCCTGCTGGAGGCACAGCTGCAGCGGGTCCAGGGCGGCCCCTGCCTCAAG GCCTGTGCCTCCTCCCATTCCCTGTGCTCCAACCTCAGCAGCACCTGGAGCCTGAGCGAGTTCCCCTCCCCCCTGGGAGGTCCAGAAGCAGCCGGGGAGGCGGCTGTCACAGCGGGATCTGAGCCCTACACCTCG GAGGAGGCCACAGACAGCGAGAAGGAGATCAACCGGCTCTCCATCCTGCCCTTCCCCCCCAGCGCCGGCTCCATCCTCCGCAGGCAGCGCGAGGAGGACCCCGCTCCTCCTAAGAG GTCCTTCAGCAGCATGTCGGACATCACAG ggagcGTGACGCTTAAGCCCTGGTCCCCCGGCctctcctcgtcctcctcctccgaCAGTGTGTGGCCCTTGGGAAAGCCCGACGGCCTCCTGGCCAGAGGCTGTGGCCTGGATCTCCTCAACAG GTCTCTGGCTATCCGAGTGTCTGGCCGGAGCCCCCCCGGGGGGCCGGAGCCCCAGGACAAGGGCCCAGATGGCCTGTCCTTCTTTGGGGACAGCTGGTCCGGGGCCGTGGTGCGGAGGGTGCTCTCTGGGCCCGGGTCGGCCCGGGGGGAATCAAGAGAG CCAAGGGCAGAGGCTGCTGGTCTGGAGCGGGCAGGCCTGGAGGGTGAGGCCCAGCAGGGCACCTTGCCCTGGAACCAGGTGTCCACGCTCCCCTTCCTGATGGACGTCAAGG CCTGCCAGTCCTTCCATGAGGCCCTGGATGCCTGGGTGAAGGGGCTGGGTGCCGAGCCTTTCTACATTCGAGCCAACCTCTGCCTGCCTGAGCGGGCCGACCCCCACGCCCTGTGCGTGAAGGCCCAGGAGATCCTGCGGCTGGTGGACCCGGCTTACAAGCGGCGGCAGGAATGGTTCTGCACGCGGGTCGACCCCCTCACGCTGCGGGACCTGGACCGGGGCACTGTGCCCAATTATCAGAG GGCCCAGCAGCTCCTGGAAGTTCAGGAGAAGTGTCTGCCCTCCAGCCGGCACCGGGGGTCCCGCAGTAAT ctGAAGAAGCGCGCCCTGGACCAGCTGCGGCTGGTGAAGCCCAAGCACGCGGGGAGTCCTGCGGGGAGTCCTGCGGCCGACTCGCCGGAGCAGCTGCTGCTGGAGCCCTGCGCAG aGCCCGAGCGGAGCCTCAAACCCTACAGCCTGGTGCGGCCGCTGCTGGTGTCCGCCCTGCGGCCGGTGGTGCTCTTGCCCGAGTGCCTGGCGCCCCGGCTCATCCGCAACCTGCTAGACCTGCCCAGCTCCCGGCTGGACTTCCAAGTGTGCCCAGCGG AAAGCCTCTCTGGGGAGGAACAGTGCACGTCCTCTGCGCCTGGAGCCCCCAAGGCCCGGCCTGCGCCCCCCGGGCTGGGCAACAGGATCCGTGCCATCCAGGAGTCTGTCGGGAAG AAGCACTGTCTGTTGGAGCTGGGCGTGCGGGGTGTGCGGGAGCTGGTTCAGAACGACATCTACCCCATTGTCATCCACGTGGAGGTGACTGAGAAGAATGTGCGGGAAGTCAG GGGGCTGCTGGGCCGGCCCGGCTGGCGGGACTCGGAGCTGCTTCGGCAGTGCCGGGGCTCCGAGCAGGCGCTCTGGGGGCTGCCCTGCTCCTGGGTGCAGGTGCCCGCGCACGCCTGGGGCCACTCGGAGGAGCTAGCCAAGGTGGTGCGCGGCCGCATCCTGCAGGAGCAGGCCCGCCTCGTGTGGGTGGAGCACGGCAGTGGCAgaggcggcagcagcagcagcagcgaggCCTGA